The following are encoded in a window of Mycobacterium sp. ELW1 genomic DNA:
- a CDS encoding ABC transporter permease, with protein MGSGVTGAAWSKPVVSVGDFVVLVGETFAATFRPPFAWRELLDQIWFVARVSIVPTLVLSIPYTVLIVFTLNIVLLEVGAGDLSGAGAALASVTQVGPVVTAIVVAGAGSTAMCADLGARTIREEIDAMKVIGVNPIQALVVPRVIAATFVALMLYSVVAVVGLAGSYFFVVYLQHVTPGAFVAGMTLLTGLPQVIVSLVKALLFGLSAGLIACYKGLSVGGGPTAVGNAVNETVVFAFMALFAINIVATAFGVKVAP; from the coding sequence GTGGGATCCGGCGTTACGGGCGCCGCGTGGTCCAAGCCGGTGGTCTCGGTAGGCGACTTCGTTGTCCTGGTTGGCGAGACCTTCGCCGCCACGTTTCGCCCTCCGTTCGCCTGGCGCGAGCTGCTCGATCAGATCTGGTTCGTGGCGCGGGTGTCGATCGTTCCGACCCTGGTGCTGTCCATCCCGTACACGGTGCTGATCGTGTTCACACTCAACATCGTGCTGCTGGAGGTCGGCGCCGGTGACCTCTCCGGGGCCGGCGCCGCACTCGCGTCGGTGACCCAGGTGGGCCCGGTGGTGACCGCCATCGTCGTCGCCGGAGCCGGCTCCACCGCGATGTGCGCCGATCTCGGCGCGCGAACCATCCGCGAAGAGATCGACGCCATGAAAGTCATCGGCGTCAACCCGATCCAAGCACTCGTGGTGCCGCGGGTGATCGCCGCGACTTTCGTTGCGCTGATGCTGTATTCGGTGGTCGCTGTCGTCGGGCTGGCCGGCAGCTACTTCTTCGTCGTCTACCTCCAGCACGTCACACCGGGAGCGTTCGTCGCCGGTATGACGCTGCTGACCGGGCTGCCCCAGGTGATCGTGTCGCTGGTGAAGGCCCTGCTGTTCGGGCTGTCCGCCGGTCTGATCGCCTGCTACAAGGGGCTGTCGGTGGGCGGCGGCCCGACCGCCGTCGGCAACGCTGTGAACGAAACCGTCGTGTTCGCGTTCATGGCGTTGTTCGCCATCAACATCGTGGCGACCGCTTTCGGCGTGAAGGTGGCGCCGTGA
- a CDS encoding MCE family protein yields MTRIRLKRPTFTPLAERNRLTVGLVGVLVLAAVMVAVFSYDKIPFIKGTSDFSAYFNDAGGIKTGSDVRVSGLGVGRVSGITLQGNKVLVDFTVRDSVELGDRTEAAIKTETVLGTKYLELTPRGDGSLKGPIPVERTTSPYDLTDALGDLTTTISGLDTSQLSSALTTLADTFKDTPPDLKLALEGVARFSDTINTRDAKLRDLLSNANKVTAVLAKRSDQIAQLVSDANALLAELLSQRQSVDALMGNLAAVSAQISGLVNDNRTQLKPAVDKLNGVLGILDNRKKELQRTLYLLRRYAMSFGEVLGSGPFFKASLVNLAPGQFSQPFIDAAFSDLGLDPNVKLPSELVDPGVGQPATPPLPVPFPRTGQGGEPNLTLPDAITGNQDPNLPAQFPGRYPYREPLPAPPPGGPPPGPPALGPAPGELPPPTVPPLPPPDRGN; encoded by the coding sequence ATGACACGAATCAGGTTGAAGCGCCCCACCTTCACGCCGCTGGCCGAACGCAATCGGCTGACTGTCGGTCTGGTCGGAGTGTTGGTTCTGGCCGCGGTCATGGTGGCTGTGTTCTCCTACGACAAGATCCCGTTCATCAAGGGGACATCGGACTTCTCCGCATACTTCAACGATGCCGGGGGCATCAAGACCGGTAGTGACGTACGCGTCTCCGGCCTCGGGGTGGGCCGCGTCTCCGGCATCACGTTGCAGGGCAACAAGGTTCTGGTCGATTTCACCGTGCGTGACAGTGTCGAACTCGGCGACCGCACCGAGGCCGCGATCAAGACCGAAACCGTGCTGGGCACCAAGTATCTGGAGCTGACGCCCCGCGGGGACGGATCGCTGAAGGGCCCGATCCCTGTGGAGCGCACCACCTCGCCGTATGACCTGACCGATGCGCTGGGCGATCTGACCACCACCATCAGCGGCCTGGACACCTCCCAGCTGTCCTCGGCGCTCACCACCCTGGCCGACACCTTCAAAGACACCCCGCCCGACCTGAAGCTCGCGCTGGAGGGTGTGGCCCGGTTCTCCGACACCATCAACACCCGCGACGCGAAGCTGCGCGATCTGCTGTCGAACGCCAACAAAGTCACCGCGGTGCTGGCCAAGCGCAGCGATCAGATCGCCCAACTGGTGTCGGACGCCAATGCGCTTCTGGCCGAATTGCTTTCGCAACGCCAGTCCGTCGACGCGCTGATGGGCAACCTGGCCGCGGTATCCGCCCAGATATCCGGGCTGGTCAACGACAACCGCACCCAGCTCAAACCCGCCGTCGACAAGCTCAACGGAGTGCTCGGCATCTTGGACAACCGGAAGAAGGAACTGCAACGCACCCTCTACCTGCTGCGGCGATATGCGATGTCATTCGGTGAGGTGCTGGGTTCGGGGCCGTTCTTCAAGGCCTCGCTGGTGAATCTGGCGCCGGGCCAGTTCTCCCAGCCGTTCATCGACGCGGCGTTCTCCGACCTGGGGCTCGACCCCAATGTGAAACTTCCCTCGGAGCTGGTGGACCCGGGCGTCGGGCAGCCCGCCACCCCACCCCTGCCGGTGCCGTTCCCGCGGACCGGTCAGGGTGGCGAGCCGAATCTGACGCTGCCCGACGCGATCACCGGCAATCAGGATCCCAACCTGCCCGCGCAGTTCCCGGGCCGCTATCCCTACCGGGAGCCGCTGCCCGCGCCGCCGCCCGGCGGCCCGCCACCGGGACCGCCGGCGCTGGGACCCGCCCCCGGCGAACTGCCACCGCCGACCGTGCCGCCGCTACCGCCGCCTGACAGGGGGAACTGA
- a CDS encoding UBP-type zinc finger domain-containing protein, protein MAEAVDPSVPPSGTGCVECDAAGGWWVHLRRCAACGHIGCCDDSLMRHAAAHWRTSGHPIIRSFEPGEDWFWDYQSNQYYDGPDLAPPESRPSEETTPGPRGRVPSDWVEILRNRAD, encoded by the coding sequence ATGGCTGAAGCGGTAGATCCGTCGGTTCCACCGAGTGGCACCGGATGTGTCGAATGCGATGCCGCCGGCGGCTGGTGGGTGCACCTACGGCGCTGCGCCGCCTGCGGGCACATCGGTTGTTGCGATGATTCGCTGATGCGGCACGCCGCCGCGCACTGGCGGACGAGCGGGCATCCGATCATCAGATCGTTCGAGCCGGGCGAGGACTGGTTCTGGGACTACCAGTCCAACCAGTACTACGACGGTCCGGACCTGGCCCCGCCGGAGAGCCGGCCGTCCGAGGAAACCACCCCCGGTCCGCGCGGCCGGGTACCGAGCGACTGGGTGGAGATCCTGCGCAACCGCGCCGACTGA
- a CDS encoding MCE family protein, with amino-acid sequence MVNSSRRGKIDPIWWAPVLIVVVAALITMTALLFTGTLRKTVPLTLISDRVGLVMEDGAKVKLRGVQIGSVSGVGTQRGPGGVTLSTLNLKMDPGPFQYLPGNVEAEIKSSTAFGAKYVDMIIPSDGAGSLKPGAVVRSRNVTVEVNTVFENLQSVVQSIDPAKLNAVLSAVADAVRGKGERIGHAITDANTVLLAVNPRMSTVQQDWQLFGQTAQAYSNAAQNILSILDNFTTTSDTITTNAGALDGLLLSAVGFSQSGINAIGANQPNLVRAMNVLDPTTALFMKYSPTYTCLFQGAQWFLENGGRDAMGGNGKSVIMDAALLAGDDPYRYPDNLPIVNAKGGPGGTPSCGSLPDASKNFPVKYLVTDTGFGTGLDVRPNPGIGFPGFANYFPATKGVPEAPKIRYPGGPAPGPLPPYPGAPAYGAPEFAPDGTPLYPTSGSQP; translated from the coding sequence GTGGTGAATTCCTCACGACGGGGCAAGATTGATCCGATCTGGTGGGCCCCGGTGTTGATCGTCGTGGTCGCCGCACTGATCACCATGACCGCCCTGCTGTTCACCGGTACCCTGCGTAAAACCGTTCCGCTGACCCTTATTTCAGATCGGGTCGGCCTGGTCATGGAGGACGGCGCCAAGGTCAAACTGCGCGGCGTGCAGATCGGTTCGGTGTCCGGGGTCGGTACCCAACGCGGCCCGGGCGGCGTCACCCTCTCGACTCTGAACCTGAAGATGGACCCCGGGCCGTTCCAGTACCTTCCGGGAAACGTCGAAGCAGAGATCAAGTCCAGCACCGCTTTCGGCGCCAAGTACGTGGACATGATCATCCCGTCGGATGGTGCCGGGTCCTTGAAGCCCGGAGCGGTGGTTCGTTCCCGCAACGTGACCGTCGAGGTGAACACGGTCTTCGAAAACCTGCAGTCGGTGGTGCAGTCGATCGACCCGGCGAAGCTGAACGCCGTGCTGTCGGCGGTGGCCGACGCGGTGCGGGGCAAGGGTGAGCGAATCGGCCACGCCATCACCGACGCCAACACCGTGTTGCTCGCCGTGAACCCGAGAATGTCTACCGTGCAACAAGACTGGCAGCTGTTCGGCCAGACCGCCCAGGCCTATTCGAATGCGGCGCAGAACATCCTGTCGATCCTCGACAACTTCACCACCACGAGTGACACCATCACCACCAATGCCGGGGCGCTCGACGGCCTACTGCTGTCAGCGGTCGGCTTCTCCCAGTCGGGCATCAACGCCATCGGCGCCAACCAGCCCAACCTGGTCCGCGCGATGAACGTCCTCGACCCCACCACGGCGCTGTTCATGAAGTACTCACCCACCTACACCTGCCTGTTCCAGGGCGCCCAGTGGTTCCTGGAGAACGGCGGCCGTGATGCCATGGGCGGCAACGGAAAATCAGTGATCATGGATGCGGCGCTGCTGGCCGGTGACGATCCCTACCGCTATCCCGACAACCTTCCGATCGTCAACGCCAAAGGCGGACCCGGCGGCACGCCGAGCTGCGGCTCGCTGCCCGACGCCAGCAAGAACTTCCCGGTCAAATATCTGGTCACCGATACCGGATTCGGGACCGGCCTGGACGTACGGCCCAACCCCGGCATCGGGTTCCCCGGCTTCGCCAACTATTTCCCGGCCACCAAAGGCGTGCCCGAAGCGCCCAAGATCCGCTATCCGGGCGGACCCGCCCCGGGACCGCTGCCGCCCTACCCGGGGGCGCCTGCCTACGGCGCACCGGAATTCGCGCCGGACGGCACCCCGCTGTACCCGACGTCGGGAAGTCAGCCATGA
- a CDS encoding TetR/AcrR family transcriptional regulator has product MVRPAQTARSERTRDALRRAALVRFLAQGVEDTSAEQIADDAGVSLRTFYRHFTSKHDLLFADYDIGLEWFRAALQARTPGESIIESVQSAIDASPYDPEAVAQIAALRAKELDAGRIVRHTRQVEAEFADAIADQLSQSAPADTPDERLRVIVTARCIAAAVFGAMELWMIGEDRSLAELGRLCRTALASLRQGIIDE; this is encoded by the coding sequence GTGGTTCGCCCTGCTCAGACAGCGCGCAGCGAGCGCACGCGGGACGCCCTGCGGCGCGCCGCCCTCGTGCGCTTTCTGGCCCAGGGTGTCGAAGACACCTCGGCCGAGCAGATCGCCGACGACGCCGGGGTGTCACTGCGCACCTTCTACCGGCACTTCACGTCGAAGCACGACCTCCTGTTCGCCGACTACGACATCGGGCTCGAGTGGTTCCGGGCCGCCTTGCAGGCGCGCACGCCCGGGGAGTCGATCATCGAATCGGTGCAATCGGCCATCGACGCCTCGCCGTACGACCCCGAAGCCGTCGCGCAGATCGCCGCGCTGCGTGCCAAGGAACTCGACGCCGGCCGCATCGTGCGCCACACCCGGCAGGTGGAAGCCGAATTCGCCGACGCGATCGCCGATCAGCTCTCGCAGAGTGCCCCGGCCGACACACCTGACGAACGCCTTCGGGTGATCGTGACGGCCCGGTGCATCGCCGCGGCGGTCTTCGGTGCGATGGAACTCTGGATGATCGGCGAAGACAGGTCGCTGGCCGAACTGGGCCGGCTGTGCCGCACCGCGCTGGCGTCGCTGCGCCAGGGCATCATCGACGAGTGA
- a CDS encoding MCE family protein, giving the protein MRSRTARSVTRVTLFSVMCLVFMFGLVTVFGQFRFDSRATYHAVFTNVSGLKGGNFVRIAGVEIGKVGDMTLHKDGTVTVDFAIDKGLQLTEGTRAVVRYENLIGDRYLSLEEGPGSVRKLQPGQTIPTARTSPALDVDALIGGFRPLFRALDPDQVNALSGELLRVFQGQGGTISSVLAQTSALTTTLAGRDQLIGQVITNLNTVLGTFATRDEQFSTGLDKLSQLVQGLAERRTDIGNGVAYINAAADSVADLLTAARQPIKDTVVQTDRFAGQVMADHDYVDDLVKTLPDAYQVLSRNGLYGDYFGFYLCDAILKVNGKGGQPVFVKLAGQDTGRCTPK; this is encoded by the coding sequence ATGAGGTCGCGGACAGCGCGGTCGGTCACACGGGTGACGCTCTTTTCCGTCATGTGCCTGGTGTTCATGTTCGGCCTCGTCACGGTGTTCGGGCAGTTCCGCTTCGACTCACGAGCCACGTATCACGCGGTGTTCACCAACGTGTCGGGGCTCAAGGGGGGCAACTTCGTCCGGATCGCCGGCGTCGAGATCGGCAAGGTCGGTGACATGACCCTGCACAAGGACGGCACGGTCACCGTGGACTTCGCCATCGACAAGGGCCTGCAGCTCACCGAGGGCACCCGAGCCGTCGTGCGCTACGAGAACCTCATCGGCGACCGCTACCTGTCCCTGGAGGAAGGCCCCGGTTCGGTGCGCAAACTCCAACCGGGACAAACAATTCCGACTGCTCGAACGTCGCCTGCACTCGATGTCGACGCACTGATCGGGGGGTTCCGGCCGTTGTTCCGCGCCCTGGACCCCGATCAGGTGAACGCGCTGTCCGGCGAGCTGCTGCGGGTGTTCCAGGGTCAGGGCGGCACCATCTCGTCGGTGCTGGCCCAGACCTCGGCGCTGACCACGACGCTGGCGGGCCGCGACCAGCTTATCGGTCAGGTCATCACCAACCTCAACACCGTTCTGGGCACGTTCGCCACCCGGGACGAACAGTTCTCGACAGGCCTGGACAAGCTCTCCCAACTCGTCCAGGGACTCGCCGAGCGCCGCACCGATATCGGCAACGGGGTGGCCTACATCAACGCGGCGGCGGACTCGGTCGCCGACCTGCTCACCGCCGCTCGGCAGCCGATCAAGGACACCGTGGTGCAGACCGACCGGTTCGCCGGTCAGGTGATGGCCGACCACGACTACGTCGACGATCTGGTCAAGACCCTGCCCGACGCCTATCAGGTGCTGTCCCGCAACGGCTTGTACGGCGACTACTTCGGCTTCTATCTCTGCGACGCGATCCTCAAGGTCAACGGCAAGGGCGGCCAGCCGGTCTTTGTCAAACTGGCCGGCCAGGATACGGGACGGTGCACACCGAAATGA
- a CDS encoding enhanced intracellular survival protein Eis, translating to MSASPDVTLRFAGDDDWPAMSRLAATCFGSFRDPDTVAVWRSMTAHDGVVVACDRDDLVGMAMPLDLELTVPGGERLRTAGITWVAVAPTHRRRGVLRAMFVELHNWVARTGYPIAGLLASEATIYGRFGYGPATDELSVSVDRRGAEMHSTVPRIGGVRVVDPVAHRDQLADIYERWRRRTPGGLHTPAALWDEVLADRESARHGGSPLFALLHNDGFVMYRTRVADTKTVEVTKFTAVSRDAYIALWQTLLGLDLMAAITVNTHPADPLRYLLVDPRRVQTVGSEDALWLRIVDIPTVLEARAYPHDVTAVLEISDEQLGGGGRYLLSVSDGRARCVPSDAAADVRLDLSVLGSIYLGAHRPSAFAGAHRLQVTESALLDDLDLAFGWKVPAELGYGF from the coding sequence ATGTCAGCATCACCCGACGTAACGTTGCGATTCGCAGGCGATGACGACTGGCCGGCGATGAGCCGGCTGGCGGCCACCTGCTTCGGCTCCTTCCGCGACCCTGACACCGTGGCGGTTTGGCGATCCATGACAGCGCACGACGGCGTGGTCGTCGCCTGCGACAGAGACGATCTCGTCGGCATGGCTATGCCGCTGGACCTGGAGCTGACGGTGCCCGGTGGCGAGCGGCTCCGCACTGCCGGCATCACCTGGGTGGCGGTGGCCCCGACGCACCGCCGTCGCGGAGTGCTGCGAGCGATGTTCGTCGAGTTGCACAACTGGGTTGCGCGGACCGGATATCCCATCGCCGGCCTGCTGGCCAGCGAAGCCACCATCTATGGCCGATTCGGGTACGGGCCGGCCACCGATGAGCTCAGCGTGTCGGTCGATCGACGCGGAGCCGAAATGCACAGCACGGTTCCGCGCATCGGCGGGGTGCGGGTGGTGGATCCGGTCGCCCACCGCGACCAGCTCGCCGACATCTATGAGCGATGGCGCAGGCGCACTCCTGGTGGATTGCACACGCCCGCGGCGCTATGGGACGAAGTGCTGGCAGATCGCGAATCCGCCCGCCACGGTGGTAGCCCGCTGTTCGCACTGCTACACAACGACGGCTTCGTCATGTACCGAACCCGGGTCGCGGACACCAAGACGGTGGAGGTCACCAAATTCACGGCGGTCAGCCGGGACGCGTACATCGCGCTGTGGCAGACCCTGCTCGGCCTGGACCTGATGGCGGCCATCACAGTGAATACTCATCCCGCGGATCCGCTGCGATACCTGCTGGTCGACCCACGACGGGTACAGACGGTCGGATCCGAGGACGCGCTGTGGTTACGCATTGTCGACATCCCCACCGTGTTGGAGGCACGTGCCTATCCACACGATGTCACCGCGGTGTTGGAGATATCCGACGAACAGCTCGGCGGCGGAGGACGCTATCTGCTGAGTGTCTCCGACGGGAGAGCCCGTTGTGTACCCAGCGATGCGGCAGCCGATGTGCGCCTTGACCTTTCAGTACTGGGCAGCATCTACCTGGGGGCGCACCGGCCATCAGCGTTCGCGGGGGCGCACCGGCTGCAGGTTACGGAGTCGGCGCTGCTCGACGACCTCGATCTCGCATTCGGATGGAAGGTTCCCGCCGAACTCGGCTACGGATTCTGA
- a CDS encoding nuclear transport factor 2 family protein: MHAFRAAVEAGDFDALPALCAEDVVFRSPIAHKPYQGRDQIGVILRAVSRVFADLTYVKEIGGEGQADHALVFVAKVGDLEINGCDFLHVREDGLIDEFTVMLRPLKAVTAFAERMRVEFEKEMAAAGLA; encoded by the coding sequence ATGCATGCGTTCCGCGCCGCCGTCGAAGCCGGCGATTTCGATGCCCTGCCCGCCCTGTGCGCCGAGGACGTGGTCTTCCGCAGCCCGATCGCACACAAGCCCTACCAGGGCCGCGACCAGATCGGTGTGATCCTGCGGGCGGTATCGAGGGTGTTCGCCGACCTCACCTATGTGAAGGAGATCGGCGGCGAGGGCCAGGCCGACCACGCGCTGGTGTTCGTCGCCAAGGTGGGCGACCTCGAGATCAACGGCTGCGACTTCCTGCACGTCCGCGAGGACGGGCTGATCGACGAGTTCACCGTGATGCTGCGTCCGTTGAAGGCGGTCACCGCGTTCGCCGAGCGGATGCGCGTGGAATTTGAAAAGGAAATGGCCGCCGCCGGATTGGCGTAA
- a CDS encoding MCE family protein: MVQRHRRATQIVTGISLVVLLAAGIVVAATGWGRHVARNTYVAYFSNTNGLYTGDEIRILGVAVGTVDKIEPQQDSAKVTFSVDNQYRVPADVKAAILSPSLVSARAIQLVPAYSSGPTLADGASIPIERTAVPIEWDDLRRQLEKLTGSLQPTTPGGPSALGEFINTTADNLRGEGDTARDTVIKLSQATSALGDHASDIFGTVRNLQLLVSALSSSSDLLASFNTNLADVTAVLSNSPNEIADATHGLDAAVNDLRGFVGDNRDGLGQAFDHLNAITTALNDSRGDIKQALHIAPTVFSNFTNIYQPAQSAITGILAPVNFADTVQFICSSIQSASREGAEQSAKLCTQYLAPIIKNRQYNYPPLGINPFVGAVARPNEITYSEDRLNPHLPPVDGAGALAAEVPGAAPATPTDPGAGLEGLMVPGASP; encoded by the coding sequence ATGGTGCAGCGCCATCGCCGAGCGACGCAGATCGTCACCGGGATCAGCCTGGTGGTGCTGCTCGCCGCCGGGATCGTCGTCGCGGCCACCGGGTGGGGACGCCACGTCGCCCGCAACACCTACGTCGCCTACTTCTCCAACACCAACGGTCTGTACACCGGCGATGAGATCCGCATCCTCGGCGTCGCCGTCGGCACCGTGGACAAGATCGAGCCGCAACAGGATTCGGCCAAAGTCACCTTCTCGGTTGACAATCAGTACCGCGTCCCGGCCGACGTGAAGGCGGCGATCCTTTCCCCGTCACTGGTCTCCGCCCGGGCCATCCAACTGGTTCCGGCCTACTCCAGCGGACCGACCCTGGCCGACGGCGCCAGCATCCCGATCGAGCGGACAGCCGTCCCCATCGAATGGGACGACCTACGCCGGCAGCTGGAAAAGCTCACCGGCTCACTGCAGCCCACCACCCCCGGCGGCCCCAGCGCACTCGGCGAGTTCATCAACACCACCGCCGACAATCTGCGAGGCGAAGGTGACACCGCCCGCGACACCGTCATCAAGCTGTCCCAGGCGACCTCGGCGCTGGGCGATCACGCCAGTGACATCTTCGGCACTGTGCGCAACCTGCAGCTCCTGGTCTCCGCCCTGTCGTCCAGCAGCGATCTACTCGCCTCGTTCAACACCAATCTGGCCGACGTCACCGCGGTCCTGTCCAACTCGCCCAACGAGATTGCCGACGCCACCCATGGTCTGGACGCCGCGGTCAACGACCTGCGCGGTTTCGTCGGCGACAACCGAGACGGCCTCGGGCAAGCGTTCGATCACCTCAACGCGATCACCACCGCGCTCAACGACAGCCGCGGCGACATCAAGCAGGCGTTGCACATCGCACCCACGGTATTCAGCAACTTCACCAACATCTATCAGCCTGCGCAGAGCGCCATCACCGGCATCCTGGCGCCGGTGAACTTCGCAGACACCGTCCAATTCATCTGCAGCTCAATTCAATCCGCGTCCCGCGAAGGCGCCGAGCAGTCGGCAAAGCTGTGCACGCAGTATCTGGCGCCGATCATCAAGAATCGTCAGTACAACTATCCGCCGCTCGGGATCAACCCGTTCGTCGGCGCCGTTGCGCGGCCCAACGAAATCACCTACAGCGAAGACCGGCTCAA
- a CDS encoding cation diffusion facilitator family transporter, whose product MTATENLLGEDSADATQGESTKTVAIAFGANLVVAVAKTLAGVLSGSVSMAAEAAHSWADTGNQAFLMIANRRGSRAADRKHPLGYGREVYVWSLLAAVGLFVVGGTVSVWRGVNELLDDRPADEHYLVAYIVLGIALVMESISWAQAVRQLRSNARAMDREVLEYAMQTSDPTVRAVFAEDTAALIGIVLAGAGIGLHQLTGVAAWDAVGSILVGLLLGVVAVLLIDRNRRFLTGEPGTPQLRDAVIARIEALDGVASVRFARLEFVGPRQLFVVASVDLVGDQIESRIAHTLRDLERKLEANPHIVDAVLTIAEPADLDDTVRP is encoded by the coding sequence ATGACGGCGACGGAGAACCTGCTCGGCGAAGACTCGGCCGATGCGACGCAGGGCGAGAGCACGAAAACGGTGGCCATCGCGTTCGGCGCCAACCTGGTCGTCGCGGTGGCCAAAACGCTGGCGGGCGTGCTGTCCGGGTCGGTGTCGATGGCGGCCGAGGCCGCGCATTCCTGGGCCGACACCGGCAACCAGGCGTTTCTGATGATCGCCAATCGGCGCGGCAGCCGCGCCGCGGACCGCAAGCACCCCCTCGGCTACGGCCGGGAGGTGTACGTCTGGTCCCTGCTGGCGGCCGTCGGGTTGTTCGTGGTCGGCGGGACGGTGTCGGTGTGGCGGGGGGTCAATGAACTGCTCGACGACCGACCGGCCGACGAGCACTACCTGGTGGCCTACATCGTGCTGGGGATCGCGCTCGTCATGGAGAGCATCTCGTGGGCGCAGGCGGTGCGTCAGCTGCGCAGCAATGCCCGCGCGATGGATCGCGAAGTGCTCGAGTACGCCATGCAGACCTCCGATCCCACGGTTCGCGCGGTGTTCGCCGAGGACACTGCCGCGTTGATCGGCATCGTGCTGGCCGGTGCCGGCATCGGTCTTCACCAGCTCACCGGGGTGGCGGCCTGGGACGCGGTCGGCTCGATTCTGGTGGGGCTGCTGCTGGGCGTGGTGGCGGTGCTGTTGATCGACCGCAATCGGCGCTTCCTGACCGGGGAGCCGGGAACACCGCAGCTGCGTGACGCTGTGATCGCGCGGATCGAAGCGCTCGACGGAGTCGCGTCGGTGCGCTTTGCGCGGCTCGAGTTCGTCGGTCCGCGACAGCTTTTCGTGGTGGCGAGTGTGGATCTGGTGGGTGATCAGATCGAGTCGCGGATCGCGCACACCCTGCGCGATCTGGAACGCAAGCTCGAGGCCAACCCGCACATCGTCGACGCCGTGCTGACGATCGCCGAGCCTGCCGACCTGGACGACACCGTTCGGCCCTGA
- a CDS encoding ABC transporter permease, whose protein sequence is MTHVAQRAVDSTRRLGEQTAFYGNALAATGEAIRRYPAEVLRLIAVMGMGTGALAVIGGTVVIVGFLTLSTGALIAVQGYNTLSNVGIEALTGFLGAFLNVRFIAPATAGVALAATIGAGATAQLGAMRINEEIDALEVMGIRAVTYLASTRIVAGIIAVIPIYTVAVLMSFLATRFGTTIIYGQSRGVYDHYFSTFLHPTDLLWSFVEALAMAAAVMAVHTYYGYTATGGPAGVGEAVGRAVRTSITAGVFILLTVTLSVYGQSGNFHLSG, encoded by the coding sequence GTGACGCACGTGGCCCAGCGGGCCGTCGATTCGACCCGAAGGCTGGGGGAGCAGACAGCGTTCTACGGAAACGCGCTGGCGGCCACCGGCGAGGCGATCCGGCGCTATCCGGCCGAGGTGTTGCGGCTGATCGCGGTCATGGGGATGGGCACCGGCGCACTGGCGGTCATCGGCGGCACGGTGGTGATCGTCGGCTTCCTCACGCTGTCCACCGGCGCCCTGATCGCCGTCCAGGGCTACAACACCCTGTCCAACGTCGGCATCGAGGCCCTCACCGGCTTCCTGGGCGCTTTCCTAAATGTCCGGTTCATCGCCCCGGCCACCGCGGGGGTGGCGCTGGCCGCAACCATCGGCGCCGGTGCCACCGCGCAGCTGGGCGCCATGCGCATCAACGAGGAGATCGACGCGCTGGAGGTGATGGGCATCCGCGCCGTCACCTATCTGGCGTCCACCCGCATCGTGGCCGGCATCATCGCGGTCATCCCGATCTATACCGTGGCGGTCCTGATGTCGTTCCTGGCCACCCGGTTCGGCACGACGATCATTTACGGGCAGTCCCGCGGGGTCTACGACCACTACTTCTCGACGTTCCTGCACCCGACCGACCTGTTGTGGTCGTTCGTGGAGGCGCTCGCGATGGCCGCCGCGGTCATGGCCGTGCACACCTACTACGGCTACACCGCGACCGGCGGCCCAGCCGGCGTCGGGGAGGCGGTCGGCCGCGCGGTGCGGACGTCGATCACCGCCGGTGTATTCATCCTGCTGACCGTCACGCTGTCCGTATACGGACAGTCCGGCAACTTCCACCTGTCGGGGTGA
- a CDS encoding DUF2834 domain-containing protein: MTLLVHAVLAVLVIAWIIGSNSAVFRRPANGPAVSALEILYYLVGIASVVLGWYFNIQFVHQYADGSGNVFTGAGSWWQFITLGYDNPAAASASQDYTIGNVILLPLFTIIDGYRRGIRRPWLFFVSSLFTSFAFAWAFYLATVERQRLHEKSAQAVGASVG, translated from the coding sequence ATGACGCTCCTCGTTCATGCAGTGCTGGCCGTCCTCGTCATCGCATGGATCATCGGATCCAACTCGGCGGTGTTCCGGCGGCCGGCCAATGGTCCTGCGGTCAGTGCGCTCGAGATCCTGTATTACCTGGTCGGCATCGCATCGGTGGTGCTGGGCTGGTACTTCAACATCCAGTTCGTGCACCAGTACGCCGACGGCTCAGGGAATGTCTTCACCGGCGCGGGCAGCTGGTGGCAGTTCATCACCCTGGGCTACGACAACCCGGCAGCGGCCTCAGCCAGCCAGGACTACACGATCGGCAACGTGATCCTGCTGCCGTTGTTCACCATCATCGACGGGTACCGGCGCGGTATTCGTCGGCCATGGCTGTTCTTCGTGTCGAGCCTGTTCACCAGTTTCGCGTTCGCGTGGGCGTTCTATCTGGCCACCGTCGAGCGTCAGCGGCTACACGAGAAGTCAGCTCAGGCGGTCGGCGCCAGCGTCGGGTAG